Proteins encoded in a region of the Psychromicrobium lacuslunae genome:
- a CDS encoding DUF445 domain-containing protein produces the protein MESELDQQKRAALRRMKTLALSLLILAAVIFGFSFWLQGQYPWLAYVRAASEGAMVGALADWFAVTALFRHPLGLPIPHTAIIPTRKDAIGASLGEFVESNFLSEDVVREKLGTLDVAGRVGSWLAREESANRLATEGAAAIKGIMEVLKDDDVREVIESMVRQYLLAPPWGPPIGRLANQVFSAGHHRNLVDLLVDRAVDWVQSNPATISRIVSDRSPSWIPSFVDDLVGDRIYAEVHKFVLAIQADQDHQVRQALDEYLLKLADDLQHDPAMIQRAEEVKAQLLDSPRVRELAGQTWQTLKRALLEAVDDPNSALRMKFVSVLRDFGHRLSSDEELASKINGWITEVAAYAVRNYRHDIASIITDTVERWDAQEASRKIELQVGRDLQYIRINGTVVGALAGVLIYTVATLAFG, from the coding sequence ATGGAGTCAGAACTGGACCAGCAAAAACGGGCCGCACTTCGCCGGATGAAAACCCTTGCCTTATCGCTGCTCATCCTCGCGGCGGTGATCTTTGGATTTTCCTTCTGGTTGCAAGGCCAATACCCTTGGCTGGCCTACGTACGTGCCGCCTCAGAGGGAGCTATGGTCGGCGCGCTGGCCGACTGGTTCGCGGTCACTGCGCTGTTCCGGCACCCGCTCGGCTTACCCATTCCCCATACTGCGATCATCCCAACCCGCAAGGATGCGATCGGGGCTAGCCTCGGCGAGTTCGTGGAAAGTAATTTCCTCTCCGAAGATGTGGTTCGCGAAAAGCTCGGCACCCTCGACGTTGCTGGACGGGTGGGCAGCTGGTTGGCCCGCGAAGAGTCCGCCAATCGCTTAGCTACCGAGGGCGCTGCGGCAATCAAGGGCATTATGGAAGTTCTCAAGGACGACGACGTCCGCGAGGTGATCGAATCAATGGTGCGGCAGTATTTGCTGGCACCGCCATGGGGCCCGCCGATTGGTCGGCTGGCCAACCAGGTGTTCTCCGCCGGGCATCACCGCAATCTAGTTGATCTGCTAGTTGATCGAGCGGTTGACTGGGTGCAGAGCAACCCCGCCACTATTTCGCGTATTGTCTCCGATCGTTCCCCTTCCTGGATTCCGAGTTTTGTCGATGATCTGGTCGGCGATCGGATCTACGCCGAGGTGCATAAGTTCGTGCTAGCAATACAAGCTGACCAGGACCACCAAGTGCGGCAGGCCTTGGACGAGTACTTGCTCAAGCTGGCCGATGATCTGCAGCACGATCCGGCGATGATCCAGCGTGCCGAAGAGGTCAAAGCGCAGCTACTTGATTCGCCCAGAGTGCGAGAGTTAGCGGGCCAGACCTGGCAAACGTTGAAACGTGCTCTGTTGGAAGCGGTCGATGACCCGAATTCGGCGCTAAGGATGAAGTTTGTTTCGGTACTGCGCGATTTCGGCCACCGGCTGTCCAGCGACGAAGAACTGGCCAGCAAAATCAACGGCTGGATTACCGAAGTCGCTGCCTACGCAGTGCGCAATTACCGGCACGATATCGCTTCGATTATTACCGATACCGTGGAGCGCTGGGATGCTCAAGAGGCGTCGCGAAAGATTGAACTGCAGGTTGGCCGGGATCTGCAGTACATCAGAATCAATGGCACTGTGGTGGGCGCGCTAGCCGGCGTGCTGATTTATACCGTGGCTACCCTAGCCTTCGGCTAA
- a CDS encoding allophanate hydrolase subunit 1, protein MNALPKTPGALEPIGATGSGRANAATLLPCGDSGILAELETLDQVLALFRALSEPPAGVLDVVPAARTILVTFDPERLELTAVQNWLRSAEPVEAALADGPLVPIEVSYTGPDLAEVAQYLNLTVEQVVELHTSSEWTAAFTGFAPGFAYLVTSHEKLRVPRRNTPRTSIPAGSVALGGEFSAIYPTSSPAGWQLIGHTAAVLWDASKSEAAGSPALITPGARVRFRAV, encoded by the coding sequence TTGAACGCTTTGCCTAAAACCCCCGGTGCGCTGGAGCCGATCGGCGCAACTGGCTCAGGGCGGGCCAATGCGGCGACCCTGCTGCCCTGTGGAGACAGCGGGATTCTGGCAGAATTGGAAACCCTCGACCAGGTCCTGGCGTTATTTAGGGCGCTGTCTGAACCCCCCGCCGGGGTCCTGGACGTGGTCCCCGCTGCTCGTACGATCCTGGTCACCTTCGACCCGGAGCGACTTGAACTTACTGCGGTACAAAATTGGTTGCGCTCCGCCGAACCGGTGGAGGCAGCGCTCGCCGATGGCCCCCTAGTTCCCATTGAAGTGAGCTATACCGGCCCCGATCTTGCCGAGGTCGCGCAGTACCTGAACCTCACAGTCGAGCAAGTTGTCGAGCTGCACACCAGCTCGGAGTGGACCGCAGCGTTTACCGGGTTCGCCCCAGGGTTTGCCTATTTAGTCACCTCCCACGAGAAGCTTCGGGTGCCCCGGAGGAATACCCCGCGCACCTCAATTCCGGCCGGTTCGGTTGCTTTGGGCGGTGAGTTTAGTGCGATCTATCCGACCAGCTCACCCGCTGGCTGGCAACTCATCGGTCACACCGCGGCGGTACTTTGGGACGCGTCGAAGTCGGAAGCCGCGGGTAGTCCGGCGCTGATTACCCCGGGCGCTCGGGTGCGGTTCAGGGCAGTATGA
- a CDS encoding helix-turn-helix transcriptional regulator, with amino-acid sequence MANTSSRTLRLLSLLQHHRFWAGQDLADKLEISLRTLRRDVDRLRELGYPVEASRGSTGGYQLAAGASLPPLVVDDEEAVALAIGLRLASQGSVSGIEEASVRALAKVIQVMPNKLRHRVEALRAATIPAAANGPIVAASLLTTVAQSCRDQERLEFSYLDASGSSQQRLVEPHRLVSLRQRWYLVAYDMARHDWRSFRLDRMGNPENTGQRFRPRELPASDAAEYLRGSLQTLASGARPHRILLHSAAEPIKDLLGQWAEILPISDHRCELRISADSLEWAAFAVLSSGVDFELIDAPGLDVLLQGWHRRIQTAQRTPTG; translated from the coding sequence ATGGCGAACACCAGCTCCCGGACCCTGCGGCTGCTCTCTTTGTTGCAGCACCATCGTTTCTGGGCTGGACAAGACTTGGCGGACAAACTTGAGATCTCGCTCCGCACACTACGGCGCGATGTGGATCGGCTACGCGAGTTGGGCTACCCGGTAGAGGCAAGCCGGGGCTCAACCGGGGGCTATCAACTCGCCGCCGGCGCTTCGCTGCCGCCCCTGGTGGTTGACGACGAGGAGGCTGTCGCTCTAGCCATTGGCTTGCGGCTAGCCTCTCAAGGCTCGGTCAGCGGCATCGAGGAAGCCTCGGTAAGGGCCTTGGCCAAGGTCATCCAAGTGATGCCGAATAAACTTCGGCACCGAGTGGAAGCCCTTCGTGCAGCCACCATTCCGGCTGCCGCTAACGGGCCTATTGTGGCCGCCAGCCTGCTCACCACGGTTGCCCAAAGCTGCCGCGATCAGGAACGGCTGGAATTCAGCTACCTCGACGCGTCCGGTAGCAGCCAACAACGCCTGGTGGAGCCACACCGCCTAGTTTCGCTGCGACAACGCTGGTATTTAGTGGCCTACGACATGGCCCGGCACGACTGGCGGAGCTTCCGTCTAGATCGAATGGGCAACCCAGAAAACACCGGGCAACGGTTTAGGCCACGTGAATTGCCGGCCAGCGATGCGGCAGAGTATTTGCGCGGCAGCCTACAAACGCTAGCTTCCGGGGCTCGACCACACCGGATCTTGCTACATTCAGCGGCTGAACCGATTAAGGACCTTTTGGGGCAGTGGGCGGAAATTCTGCCCATTAGCGATCATCGTTGCGAATTGAGGATCTCCGCCGATTCCCTGGAGTGGGCGGCTTTTGCGGTGCTCAGCAGCGGGGTGGATTTCGAACTCATTGATGCACCCGGGCTTGATGTGCTGCTGCAGGGCTGGCATCGGCGAATCCAAACCGCCCAAAGAACCCCTACAGGCTGA
- a CDS encoding LamB/YcsF family protein — MTELVVDLNSDLGESFGSWTMGDDEALLSLVSSANVACGFHAGDPQTMLRTVRIAQQRGVSLGAHPAYRDLVGFGRRLLDVSAEELHADVLYQVAALDGVARSAGATLSYVKPHGALYNRIVSDPVQAAAVARAVHELPGNLAILGLPGSAIETACGELGVSFYREAFVDRGYLADGSLVPRTAPGAVLHEVEMIAERAVRMVREGVVQAVDGSLVELRPDSLCVHGDTPGAVAMASAVRTALTAEGVRIERFA; from the coding sequence GTGACTGAACTCGTGGTTGATCTGAACAGTGATCTGGGCGAGTCCTTTGGCTCCTGGACAATGGGCGACGACGAAGCCCTGCTTTCACTGGTCAGTAGCGCAAATGTGGCCTGTGGTTTTCATGCCGGCGACCCGCAAACCATGCTGCGCACCGTCAGGATCGCGCAGCAACGTGGGGTGAGCCTGGGCGCTCACCCGGCCTATCGTGATCTGGTGGGTTTTGGCCGGAGACTCCTTGATGTGAGTGCTGAGGAGCTGCACGCGGATGTGCTCTATCAGGTGGCTGCGCTCGACGGTGTGGCACGCAGCGCGGGTGCCACGCTGAGTTACGTGAAACCCCATGGAGCACTTTATAACCGGATCGTCAGCGACCCGGTGCAAGCGGCGGCAGTGGCCCGGGCCGTGCATGAATTACCCGGCAATCTTGCCATCCTAGGGCTGCCAGGTTCGGCGATCGAGACCGCTTGCGGCGAACTCGGGGTGAGCTTTTACCGGGAGGCTTTTGTCGATCGGGGCTACCTCGCCGACGGTTCACTGGTACCGCGGACAGCTCCCGGTGCGGTGCTGCATGAGGTGGAAATGATCGCCGAGCGGGCGGTGCGGATGGTGCGGGAAGGTGTGGTTCAGGCGGTCGACGGCAGCCTGGTCGAGCTGCGACCGGATTCGCTCTGCGTGCATGGCGACACCCCGGGCGCGGTGGCAATGGCTTCCGCAGTACGAACCGCCCTGACCGCCGAGGGGGTGCGGATTGAACGCTTTGCCTAA
- a CDS encoding biotin-dependent carboxyltransferase family protein, producing the protein MTARVVSTGPLALVQDLGRPGAAALGLGPGGALDRAALVAANALVANPASSAGLEIVFGGFALEFNEPAVFAVTGAVGEVLIDGVPRPQRTAHSVAAGTRLTIAAASAGLRYYLAIAGGIEAPTLLGSRSRDILAAMGPEPLQAGQLLSFGSDHQESARPEVFRDPPRPDRRLSLRVTPGPRRDWFVDGAWSQLLSQEWAISADSNRIGARLLGRPLEFSRSGQLPSEGMVTGALQVPPSGLPTIFLADHPVTGGYPVIAVVRKADIDLLGQAQPGQTLRFLAS; encoded by the coding sequence ATGACGGCGCGGGTGGTCTCGACCGGGCCATTGGCCTTAGTGCAGGATTTGGGTCGACCCGGGGCAGCCGCGCTGGGCCTAGGCCCGGGCGGCGCACTTGATCGGGCAGCTTTGGTAGCCGCCAACGCTTTGGTAGCGAACCCGGCGTCGTCCGCAGGGCTGGAGATCGTCTTCGGTGGCTTCGCATTGGAATTCAACGAACCAGCTGTTTTCGCGGTAACCGGTGCGGTGGGTGAAGTGCTGATCGATGGTGTGCCGAGGCCGCAACGCACCGCCCACTCGGTCGCTGCCGGTACCCGCTTGACGATTGCTGCCGCCTCAGCCGGTCTGCGCTATTACCTGGCCATTGCGGGCGGAATCGAAGCTCCCACGCTGCTCGGCTCACGTTCGCGTGACATCTTGGCCGCGATGGGGCCTGAGCCGCTGCAAGCCGGTCAGCTCTTGTCGTTCGGCTCAGATCACCAAGAGTCGGCAAGACCTGAGGTTTTCCGGGACCCGCCGAGGCCCGATAGACGGCTCTCGCTGCGAGTGACGCCGGGGCCTCGAAGGGATTGGTTTGTCGATGGGGCCTGGTCTCAACTGCTGAGCCAGGAGTGGGCCATCTCGGCCGACAGCAATCGGATTGGTGCGCGCTTACTGGGCCGTCCCCTCGAATTTTCCCGCTCCGGCCAGCTGCCTAGTGAGGGAATGGTGACCGGCGCATTGCAGGTGCCGCCCTCCGGCTTGCCCACCATTTTTCTAGCGGATCATCCGGTGACCGGCGGTTATCCGGTGATCGCGGTGGTCCGGAAGGCTGATATTGATCTGCTTGGCCAAGCCCAACCCGGCCAGACACTTAGATTTCTAGCCTCTTGA
- a CDS encoding alpha/beta hydrolase has translation MLQALWSKPEAERTGKPLLLMLHGYGADEQYMAQHFDAMPAGFNCAALRGGFEMDQSYGWFLLDYFLNNDFAQVVSAANEVFAWLDSENAKYRFSSVSLIGHSQGMAMASTLLRLRRDAFQAVVGLSGFVLDNQLLAAMEPLSRKVPFFWARDEADLVINPDAVEFTKDWLDQNSLLQEELYPGMGHSIGAAELIDASSFLTVHVPGAFQPTS, from the coding sequence ATGCTGCAAGCGCTCTGGTCTAAACCCGAAGCCGAACGAACTGGTAAACCGCTGCTTTTGATGCTGCATGGCTATGGTGCCGATGAACAGTACATGGCACAGCATTTCGATGCGATGCCTGCCGGTTTTAATTGCGCTGCGCTGCGCGGCGGCTTTGAGATGGATCAGAGCTATGGCTGGTTCCTGCTCGACTACTTCCTGAATAACGATTTTGCCCAGGTGGTTTCCGCCGCGAATGAGGTATTTGCCTGGCTAGATTCAGAAAACGCTAAATATCGCTTTAGCAGCGTTAGCCTGATCGGCCATTCGCAGGGCATGGCGATGGCAAGCACTCTGCTCCGACTGCGTCGGGACGCTTTTCAAGCGGTCGTCGGTCTCTCTGGTTTCGTGCTGGACAACCAGTTATTGGCCGCGATGGAGCCGTTGAGTCGCAAGGTTCCATTCTTCTGGGCGCGGGACGAAGCAGATTTGGTGATCAACCCGGACGCGGTGGAATTCACCAAGGATTGGCTCGACCAAAATTCCTTACTCCAGGAAGAGCTCTACCCCGGAATGGGGCATTCAATCGGAGCCGCTGAACTGATCGATGCAAGTTCTTTCCTCACTGTCCACGTTCCAGGGGCATTCCAGCCCACCAGCTAA
- the ptsP gene encoding phosphoenolpyruvate--protein phosphotransferase produces the protein MGIFKGVGVSAGRVLGPVKQMLPAVVAPVAGQTRASSIPAEQAIAALHTAADAVQNALRQRAAQLSGDAKAVIEATALMAADPMLLKTAKKLIDNGLSAEVATWQAAEGIANTLQNLGGAMAERARDVFDVRDRLVSELRGEPAPGIPVSSEPFILIADDLAPADTATLDPSRVLALVTASGGPQSHTAIIARSLGLPAIVAAAGVTSIADGHQVYLDGGTGVLDTDPSHQHGELAAAWASKVANLTFDGEGRLADGRRIPLLANVGSAADALAARTAHAEGIGLFRTEFLFLERDTEPTVEEQVRAYRAVFSAFADPISRPKVVVRTLDAGADKPLPFLAHSAEPNPALGIRGYRMVSQYRAILTRQLQAIALAAQDIAVSVWVMAPMISTAAEAGEFTALCRAAGLATSGVMIEVPSAALSAAQILGEVDFASLGTNDLTQYTMAADRQLGALASLNDSWQPAVLALIQLSCQAAAIDSSELGVCGEAAADPALAVVLVGLGVSSLSMTAHALPAVAAALASIDSKEAVDLAALAVAAPDAITARRLVRERLAILTEIGI, from the coding sequence ATGGGGATTTTCAAAGGGGTGGGGGTCTCCGCTGGCCGCGTCCTCGGACCGGTAAAACAGATGCTTCCCGCCGTCGTTGCGCCCGTAGCAGGTCAGACCCGAGCCAGCAGCATCCCGGCCGAACAAGCAATAGCAGCCTTGCACACGGCGGCCGATGCGGTGCAAAACGCCCTCCGGCAGCGGGCCGCCCAACTCTCCGGCGATGCCAAAGCTGTGATTGAAGCCACCGCACTGATGGCGGCGGATCCGATGCTCTTGAAAACGGCCAAGAAACTTATCGATAACGGGCTGAGTGCGGAGGTTGCCACCTGGCAGGCGGCGGAAGGTATCGCCAATACCTTGCAGAATCTCGGTGGAGCGATGGCCGAGCGCGCACGAGATGTCTTCGATGTGCGCGACCGTTTGGTTTCGGAGCTGCGCGGCGAGCCCGCACCAGGCATCCCAGTCAGTTCCGAGCCGTTCATTTTGATTGCCGACGACCTAGCCCCGGCAGACACCGCTACCCTGGACCCGAGCAGGGTACTGGCCCTCGTCACCGCCTCTGGAGGTCCGCAGTCACACACCGCGATCATTGCTCGTTCGCTCGGCCTGCCCGCGATTGTGGCGGCAGCTGGCGTCACCAGCATTGCTGACGGTCATCAGGTCTACTTAGACGGCGGTACCGGCGTCCTAGACACCGACCCTAGCCACCAGCACGGTGAGCTGGCCGCGGCCTGGGCTAGCAAAGTCGCCAATCTGACCTTCGACGGCGAGGGCCGGCTCGCCGATGGAAGGCGCATTCCGCTACTAGCCAATGTCGGCAGCGCCGCCGATGCCCTGGCTGCCCGAACCGCTCACGCCGAGGGGATCGGCTTGTTTCGAACCGAATTCCTGTTCTTAGAGCGGGATACAGAGCCGACTGTCGAGGAACAGGTACGGGCTTATCGTGCTGTCTTCAGCGCCTTTGCAGACCCCATTAGCCGGCCAAAAGTTGTGGTTCGCACCCTCGATGCCGGTGCGGACAAACCCTTACCTTTCCTAGCGCACTCGGCGGAGCCGAACCCCGCTCTGGGCATCAGGGGCTACCGAATGGTGAGCCAGTATCGGGCCATCTTGACACGTCAGTTGCAGGCCATCGCGCTCGCCGCGCAAGACATTGCGGTTAGCGTCTGGGTGATGGCACCGATGATCTCCACCGCAGCAGAGGCTGGCGAATTCACCGCGCTCTGCCGAGCTGCAGGATTAGCCACTTCGGGGGTGATGATCGAGGTACCTTCGGCGGCTCTCAGCGCGGCGCAGATCCTCGGCGAAGTAGATTTCGCCAGTCTCGGCACCAACGATCTGACCCAGTACACGATGGCCGCCGATCGTCAGTTGGGCGCTCTGGCGAGTTTGAATGACAGCTGGCAACCGGCGGTGCTCGCTCTCATTCAACTCAGCTGCCAAGCCGCCGCGATCGACTCCAGCGAGTTGGGGGTTTGCGGCGAGGCGGCGGCAGATCCGGCTCTCGCCGTAGTCCTCGTCGGCTTGGGCGTGAGCAGCCTCTCGATGACCGCCCATGCGCTACCCGCGGTCGCCGCTGCGTTAGCAAGTATCGACTCAAAAGAAGCAGTAGATCTTGCTGCTCTCGCGGTGGCCGCGCCGGACGCCATCACCGCTCGCCGACTGGTGCGTGAACGATTGGCAATTTTGACCGAAATCGGGATCTGA
- a CDS encoding glycerophosphodiester phosphodiesterase, translated as MTLIYAHRGASAQYAEHTRAAYLQAIADGADGMECDVHLTADHQVVLLHDSTVDRTSNGSGAVAEMTLAELRELDFSSWKGVDVPDEYGANSQQFLTLGELLDLLLAAGRPIGLTIEFKHPNPFGDRLEEETLKLLLARGWLPQSSKLGSLNISFMSFDPDAMKYLASTVPAAQLCQLVAEIDVEQLSKELGLGAVAAVAAATALRLALAEGLRLLDSGEAGIAGPGIDYLRAQPDQTRRWLEAGRIFRVWTVDEAADVRFCLDFGVQEITTNRPAEVRALL; from the coding sequence ATGACCCTGATCTACGCCCACCGTGGTGCCAGCGCCCAGTATGCCGAACACACTCGTGCCGCCTATTTGCAGGCAATCGCCGACGGGGCCGACGGGATGGAATGTGACGTTCACCTGACCGCCGACCACCAGGTGGTGCTGCTCCACGACTCAACAGTGGACCGCACCTCCAACGGCAGCGGAGCGGTGGCCGAGATGACTCTCGCGGAACTCAGGGAACTGGATTTCAGTTCCTGGAAAGGCGTCGACGTACCGGATGAGTACGGGGCCAATTCGCAGCAGTTCCTCACCCTGGGTGAGCTTCTCGACTTATTATTAGCCGCCGGTCGACCGATTGGGCTGACCATTGAGTTCAAGCACCCCAACCCCTTTGGCGACCGCCTGGAAGAGGAAACCCTCAAACTGCTATTGGCACGCGGCTGGCTGCCGCAGAGCTCGAAGTTGGGTTCTTTGAACATCTCTTTTATGAGTTTCGATCCGGACGCGATGAAATACCTGGCGAGCACGGTGCCCGCAGCGCAGCTGTGTCAACTGGTCGCTGAGATCGACGTCGAACAGCTCAGCAAGGAACTTGGCCTCGGCGCTGTGGCGGCTGTTGCCGCTGCAACTGCCCTGCGGCTTGCGCTCGCCGAGGGGCTTCGGCTTTTGGATAGCGGCGAGGCCGGCATCGCCGGACCAGGAATCGACTATCTTCGCGCCCAGCCCGACCAGACGCGGCGTTGGCTTGAGGCCGGTCGGATCTTCCGGGTTTGGACGGTTGACGAGGCGGCGGATGTGAGATTCTGTCTGGATTTCGGTGTGCAGGAAATCACCACGAATCGTCCGGCCGAGGTGCGCGCTCTGCTCTGA
- a CDS encoding glycoside hydrolase family 15 protein — protein sequence MASRIEDYALLSDMHTGPLVARTGSIDWLCFPRFDSPSIFAALLGTEDDGHWLLAPTADKAEVISRRYQDSTFVLETDWRTETGSVRVTDFMPVGDRRASIVRRVHGLEGTVAMRQLLRMRFDYARVLPWVSRAKDTGGATVLLAIAGPDALALRGPHIPHSTDHRHYGEFTVAAGETLDFELLWYPSHRAIPAALDVDKALQQTADYWRQWAADCSQDGKYAEQVKRSLLVLRALSHEDTGGIVAAPTTSLPEDFGGGRNWDYRFCWLRDAALTLEAMLTHGYAQEALTWRNWLLRAVAGDPEDLQIMYGLAGERELREEELPHLPGYENSAPVRIGNGAVHQYQADVVGEVMVALERLRKIGGAEDHFSWPLQRALLGFAERHLEQKDQGLWEMRGEPQYFTHSRVMMWAAFDSGVRAVREHGLAGPAEQWEQIRDQLRAEILSQGFNRELNSFTQSYGGTTTDASLLVLPQVGFISYQDEKMLGTVARIEQELLDPHGLLLRYRTETGLDGLEPGEHPFLACSFWLVGQYARSGRLAEAEALMDRLVGFANELGLLSEEYSVEQGRMVGNYPQAFSHLALVGAADALESATQTVRT from the coding sequence ATGGCATCGCGGATCGAAGACTACGCCCTCCTCTCAGATATGCACACTGGTCCTCTTGTGGCGCGCACCGGCAGCATCGATTGGCTGTGTTTTCCGCGCTTTGACTCGCCGTCGATTTTCGCCGCCTTGCTGGGCACAGAAGACGACGGCCATTGGTTGCTGGCACCAACGGCCGATAAAGCGGAGGTAATCAGCCGACGGTATCAGGACAGCACCTTCGTGTTGGAAACCGATTGGCGCACCGAAACCGGCAGTGTTCGGGTCACCGACTTTATGCCGGTAGGTGATCGCCGAGCCTCGATTGTGCGCCGGGTGCATGGTCTGGAAGGTACCGTGGCGATGCGTCAGCTGCTCCGAATGCGTTTCGACTATGCCCGGGTATTGCCTTGGGTTTCCCGGGCCAAGGACACCGGCGGCGCCACCGTGCTGCTCGCCATTGCGGGTCCGGATGCGCTGGCGTTGCGCGGGCCGCATATTCCGCACTCCACCGATCATCGGCACTACGGTGAATTCACCGTTGCAGCGGGCGAAACTCTCGATTTCGAGTTGCTTTGGTATCCTTCGCATCGAGCTATTCCTGCCGCGCTCGACGTCGATAAGGCGCTGCAACAAACCGCCGACTACTGGCGGCAATGGGCGGCGGACTGCTCGCAGGACGGCAAGTACGCCGAACAGGTGAAGCGCTCACTACTGGTGTTGCGGGCGCTCAGTCATGAGGATACCGGCGGTATTGTGGCCGCTCCGACCACCTCGCTGCCCGAAGATTTTGGCGGCGGAAGGAACTGGGACTACCGATTCTGCTGGCTGCGCGACGCCGCACTGACGTTGGAGGCAATGCTGACCCACGGCTACGCGCAGGAGGCATTGACCTGGCGGAACTGGTTATTACGAGCCGTGGCGGGAGACCCCGAGGACCTGCAGATCATGTACGGCCTGGCCGGTGAACGTGAGTTGCGCGAAGAAGAACTGCCGCATCTACCAGGGTATGAAAACTCTGCTCCGGTGCGGATCGGCAATGGTGCGGTGCACCAATATCAGGCTGATGTGGTCGGCGAGGTGATGGTCGCCTTGGAGCGGCTGCGCAAAATTGGCGGTGCCGAGGACCATTTTTCCTGGCCTCTGCAACGGGCCCTTTTGGGTTTTGCCGAACGGCATCTTGAGCAAAAGGACCAAGGTTTATGGGAAATGCGTGGTGAGCCACAGTACTTCACGCATTCCAGGGTGATGATGTGGGCGGCTTTCGACTCCGGGGTCCGAGCGGTGCGAGAGCACGGTTTGGCAGGACCAGCCGAGCAGTGGGAGCAAATACGCGATCAATTGCGGGCGGAGATACTCAGCCAAGGTTTCAATCGTGAACTGAACTCTTTTACCCAAAGCTATGGCGGCACCACCACCGATGCTTCTCTTTTGGTGTTACCGCAGGTCGGCTTCATTTCCTACCAGGACGAGAAGATGCTGGGTACGGTAGCGCGAATTGAGCAGGAGTTGCTCGATCCGCACGGTTTACTGCTGCGGTACCGGACGGAAACTGGCTTGGACGGCCTGGAACCTGGGGAGCATCCGTTCTTAGCCTGTTCGTTCTGGCTGGTCGGCCAGTACGCGCGAAGCGGGCGGCTGGCTGAGGCTGAGGCTTTGATGGATCGTCTGGTTGGTTTCGCCAACGAACTCGGCCTGCTCAGCGAGGAATATTCAGTGGAGCAGGGCCGGATGGTGGGTAACTATCCACAGGCCTTCTCGCACCTCGCCCTGGTCGGTGCCGCCGATGCCTTGGAAAGTGCGACTCAGACCGTCCGGACTTGA
- a CDS encoding cation diffusion facilitator family transporter: MADESRKIALSAAMKQHGETAEQGSESTFTVVLAFAANLLIAVAKSFAAAFTGSASMVAEAAHSWADAGNEVFLLVADRRSQRPRDVRHPMGYGREAYIWSMFAAFGLFTAGAVVSIMHGVQELFNPEPAGDFLIAYLVLAVSFILEGISFTQAYRQARKTARLMQIPTLEHVANSSNPTLRAVFAEDAAALIGLLLAFLGILLHQITGSPIPDAIGSIAVGVLLGVIAVVLIDRNRRFLVGQSASREAEELAVELLLKRPEIDRVTYIHLEFVGPSKLYLVAAVDLQGNRNEDDVALKLRQLERELENVGYIEEAVITLSTKEEPAL, from the coding sequence ATGGCTGACGAATCTCGAAAAATAGCGCTTAGCGCGGCCATGAAACAGCATGGTGAAACCGCTGAGCAGGGCTCCGAAAGCACCTTCACGGTTGTGCTGGCTTTTGCCGCTAATTTATTGATTGCGGTGGCCAAGTCGTTCGCTGCTGCCTTCACCGGTTCGGCCTCGATGGTGGCCGAGGCGGCGCACTCCTGGGCGGACGCCGGTAATGAGGTCTTCTTGCTGGTCGCTGATCGGCGATCTCAGCGCCCACGGGATGTCCGGCATCCAATGGGGTATGGTCGCGAGGCCTATATCTGGTCGATGTTCGCTGCCTTCGGCCTGTTCACTGCTGGCGCGGTGGTGTCGATCATGCACGGGGTGCAGGAGCTCTTTAACCCCGAGCCCGCCGGAGACTTCCTCATCGCCTACCTGGTGCTCGCGGTGTCCTTCATACTCGAGGGTATCTCCTTCACCCAGGCCTACCGGCAGGCGAGAAAGACCGCCAGGCTGATGCAGATCCCCACCCTGGAGCATGTTGCTAATAGCTCGAACCCGACGCTGCGAGCGGTTTTTGCCGAGGATGCCGCCGCCTTAATCGGTCTGCTGCTCGCCTTTCTCGGTATCTTGCTGCATCAAATCACCGGCTCCCCGATTCCGGATGCTATTGGCTCAATCGCCGTTGGAGTGCTCCTTGGCGTTATCGCGGTGGTGTTGATCGATCGGAACCGTCGTTTCCTGGTCGGCCAATCGGCATCCCGGGAAGCCGAAGAACTCGCCGTCGAATTATTACTCAAACGCCCCGAGATCGACAGAGTGACCTATATCCATTTGGAATTCGTCGGCCCAAGCAAGTTGTATCTGGTGGCTGCCGTGGATTTGCAGGGAAATCGCAATGAAGATGACGTGGCGCTGAAGCTACGTCAATTAGAGCGGGAGTTAGAGAACGTTGGGTATATCGAAGAGGCAGTGATCACGTTGTCCACCAAGGAGGAGCCGGCGCTTTAG